The genomic interval AGTTTATATTGTTTTTTTCAAAGAAATCTTTATCTACAAAGTTGATACCATCGACATCTCTCATTCCACCAATATAGTGATGAAGAATACATCTTGAGTAGATGTCAGTATCTTTAGAGATTAGTGTAATGTCTGCATTTTTGTCTAAAGATCTTAAGTTTTCTGCTCCATTAATTCCAGCTGCAGAAGCTCCAATTATAACATATTTCATTATTCTACCTCCTCAAGAGTAATTGCAGCCATAGGACATTTAGCAACACATTGTGGTCCGTTAGGATCATGACTACACATATCACATTTCATAATCTCTTTTTTAGTTGCTTTATCCTCTTTTAAAGTTCCATATGGGCACGCCATAATACACATATAACAACTAGCACATTTGTTTTTATCGTAAGTAACATATCCTGTTTCAGAATCTTTTCTCATAGCTCCACTCATACAAGTATAAACACACTCAGGAAGATCACAATTTCTACAAAAGATTGGAGAAAATTTAAAATCACTACTTAAGACAACTCTATTTCTAGAGTCAGCAGAATCG from Cetobacterium somerae carries:
- a CDS encoding 4Fe-4S dicluster domain-containing protein translates to MKRIKIDRSKCIGCLTCVSACLVSHDSADSRNRVVLSSDFKFSPIFCRNCDLPECVYTCMSGAMRKDSETGYVTYDKNKCASCYMCIMACPYGTLKEDKATKKEIMKCDMCSHDPNGPQCVAKCPMAAITLEEVE